In a single window of the Xylanimonas protaetiae genome:
- a CDS encoding ThiF family adenylyltransferase — protein sequence MTTDAPREPTSDRLRMRAGMPVLDRGQGEVQLGTDPRWALRLAGLDPAEVAWLRELATRRHTSPAAAAERHGVRPARRDEVVRLLRTGGFLLPADPASRTATVLAPADGAADATALGALRPDGAGRATLARRARASVAVAGLGRLGAAVALHLATAGVGTLVLADAGAVQTTDLGLGGYTPADVGRPRRVALADVLGRAAAHVRTRPDGSADVVVLVETHATAPARYARLLGDGVAHLTVTVREADVVVGPFVLPGRTACARCADLARADDDPAWPALAAQLRQATEAPQETTLAASAAAVAGAQVLAHLDGVRPATAGATVELALPQALPQVSGLAPHPRCGCVVLGGTLTRPGAAGAA from the coding sequence GTGACCACCGACGCGCCCCGTGAACCCACCAGCGACCGGCTGCGGATGCGCGCCGGCATGCCCGTGCTCGACCGCGGCCAGGGCGAGGTGCAGCTCGGCACCGACCCCCGCTGGGCGCTGCGCCTCGCCGGCCTGGACCCGGCGGAGGTGGCCTGGCTGCGCGAGCTGGCCACGCGCCGGCACACGTCCCCGGCCGCCGCGGCAGAGCGGCACGGCGTGCGGCCCGCGCGCCGCGACGAGGTGGTCCGGCTGCTGCGCACCGGCGGGTTCCTGCTTCCCGCCGACCCGGCCTCCCGCACGGCGACCGTGCTGGCCCCGGCCGACGGCGCCGCCGACGCGACCGCGCTCGGCGCCCTGCGGCCCGACGGCGCGGGCCGCGCCACGCTCGCGCGACGCGCCCGGGCGTCGGTCGCGGTCGCCGGCCTCGGACGGCTGGGCGCGGCCGTCGCCCTGCACCTGGCCACCGCGGGCGTCGGCACGCTCGTGCTCGCCGACGCCGGCGCCGTGCAGACCACCGACCTCGGGCTCGGCGGCTACACGCCGGCCGACGTCGGCCGGCCACGCCGCGTGGCGCTCGCCGACGTGCTGGGTCGTGCCGCGGCGCACGTGCGCACCCGCCCCGACGGGAGCGCCGACGTCGTCGTCCTCGTCGAGACGCACGCGACCGCGCCCGCGCGGTACGCGCGCCTCCTGGGCGACGGGGTGGCGCACCTGACGGTCACGGTCCGGGAGGCGGACGTCGTCGTCGGGCCGTTCGTGCTGCCGGGGCGCACGGCGTGCGCGCGGTGCGCCGACCTGGCGCGGGCCGACGACGACCCGGCGTGGCCGGCGCTCGCGGCCCAGCTGCGTCAGGCGACGGAGGCGCCGCAGGAGACCACGCTCGCGGCGAGCGCGGCGGCGGTGGCGGGGGCGCAGGTGCTCGCACACCTCGACGGGGTGCGGCCCGCGACGGCGGGGGCGACGGTCGAGCTCGCGCTGCCGCAGGCGTTGCCGCAGGTCAGCGGGCTGGCACCGCACCCGAGGTGCGGCTGTGTGGTGCTGGGGGGAACCCTCACGCGGCCCGGCGCGGCCGGAGCCGCGTGA
- a CDS encoding macrolide 2'-phosphotransferase — translation MSRSPLALAALTTAAVPGLDARSVRREDAPGDYDVAVVTAGDGTLWEIRAPRTPMAGAALEAEMELLESLHLYHEAGVLPFTVPRVAGAALLPEGGRAVVHKHITGAPLDIEALRPGPGLAADLGRTLAAVHELPATVVEACGLPSYTAENYRERRLVELDEAAATGRVPTPLLRRWEAALEDVTLWRFRPVVVHGDLAADQVLVAGGRVAAITGWSDARVADPADDLSWLLVAAPPEAVDSIMEAYQLRRTELQDPRLVDRALLVGELALARWLLHGVRQGLPDVVADAEAMLADLDEATREDAV, via the coding sequence GTGTCCCGCTCACCCCTCGCCCTCGCCGCGCTGACCACCGCGGCCGTGCCGGGCCTCGACGCCCGGTCGGTCCGCCGCGAGGACGCGCCCGGGGACTACGACGTCGCGGTCGTCACCGCGGGCGACGGGACGCTCTGGGAGATCCGCGCCCCGCGCACCCCCATGGCGGGAGCGGCGCTCGAGGCCGAGATGGAGCTGCTCGAGTCGCTGCACCTCTACCACGAGGCGGGCGTGCTGCCCTTCACGGTGCCGCGCGTCGCCGGGGCGGCGCTGCTGCCCGAGGGCGGCCGCGCCGTCGTCCACAAGCACATCACCGGAGCCCCGCTCGACATCGAGGCGCTGCGGCCCGGACCCGGGCTGGCCGCGGACCTGGGGCGCACGCTCGCCGCCGTCCACGAGCTGCCCGCGACGGTGGTCGAGGCGTGCGGGCTGCCCTCGTACACGGCCGAGAACTACCGCGAGCGGCGCCTCGTCGAGCTCGACGAGGCCGCCGCGACCGGGCGCGTGCCCACCCCGCTGCTGCGCCGGTGGGAGGCCGCGCTCGAGGACGTGACGCTGTGGCGGTTCCGGCCCGTGGTGGTGCACGGCGACCTCGCCGCCGACCAGGTGCTCGTGGCCGGCGGGCGCGTCGCCGCGATCACCGGATGGTCGGACGCGCGCGTCGCCGACCCCGCGGACGACCTGTCGTGGCTGCTCGTCGCCGCCCCGCCCGAGGCCGTCGACTCGATCATGGAGGCGTACCAGCTGCGGCGCACCGAGCTGCAGGACCCGCGGCTCGTGGACCGGGCGCTGCTGGTCGGCGAGCTCGCGCTCGCGCGGTGGCTGCTCCACGGGGTGCGGCAGGGGTTGCCGGACGTCGTCGCGGACGCCGAGGCGATGCTCGCGGACCTCGACGAGGCGACGCGCGAGGACGCCGTCTAG
- a CDS encoding ATP-dependent DNA helicase, whose amino-acid sequence MSTPDENLGLPFGADAPFDDWAALGSTPGDSAHSPDDPALLPEDAFLPDAVSGASAPSGPGPGSGAVAVAVAESTLSAREIARLIGRHEPTDEQVAVIEAPLEPTLVVAGAGSGKTETMAARVVWLIANALVEPEQVLGLTFTRKAAGELQTRVTSRLAQLARARARTGHGPASAADAAIDLLARPTVATYNAYAASLVTDHGLRLGVEPGSRLLGEANQWQLANQLVESWDEDLGTDRAVSGVVGAVIGLSAELGEHLVDVDDARAALDAMIERLGALPLGPRQRTRGADNEKLLRSLAERRALLDLVAEYRRRKRGADALDFGDQIAFAAELARSVPHVGEVERARFRVVLLDEYQDTSYAQVELLAGLFGGGHAVTAVGDPHQSIYGWRGASASGLARFPERFRHADGAPAGVRYLSTSWRNDAAVLAAANVASAPLRESLTTHVPPLDLRPGAGAGVVTAHVATTLEEEAASVAEWVADRWRPGTHPDGRVTAAVLCRARSQFAAVEVALRRRGLPVEVVGLGGLLSTPEVVDVVALLEAVHDPSRGDSLLRLLTGPRVNLGAADLHALGSRAADLAREDDPRRAAERGRPGRAADDDAAGRAAADAAGRAAADAAGRAVAADGVERGADEGRPANPGHAAKPVDTPDDTQAVDDLAVVEGDVVDHRSLVDALDDLPEPGRPARDGRLLTPAAHARLTALRSVLRGLRGLTYLSLPELVVQAERALGLDVEVATADAVAALVPDAGERVSRRGREHLDAFRDVAATFAQSADVATLGAFLAWLGVAQKQERGLDLPVREPDPDAVQVITAHAAKGLEWDVVAVPGLVDGVFPTVAETTTGQRTDSGWLTDAGALPYPLRGDAADLPAFRWDAAADTKELDARRTEFRVACGEHALAEERRLAYVAFTRARRELLLTAHWWGTGSRARRVSPFLVELAEAGLVATDGWTPAPDAAAANPRDDVEVTASWPADDVEHGSPRDVLRATAALVDAAAAARAQGLARARAARSTQPGPDATAAPRTGRAGGPTGDRAGAPTVPDPATVHGSPAPDDPQVLAPAGVLLDATGHDVVELARLLLAERDERSGREVEMPAHVSASGLVRLATDRDEFALQLRRPVPAQPTVHARRGTRFHAWVEQHFTASSLLDVEDLPGADDDDLRADADLDTLKEKFLASAWAGRTPVAIEQDVETPLAGIMTRSRMDAVFPDPDGAPGAVVVVDWKTGRPPADAAARTAREVQLAVYRLAWSRWAGLPLDQVSAAFCYVATGETVRPERLATEEELEALVRGS is encoded by the coding sequence GTGAGCACGCCCGACGAGAACCTCGGACTCCCGTTCGGCGCCGACGCGCCCTTCGACGACTGGGCGGCGCTCGGCTCGACGCCCGGCGACAGCGCGCACAGCCCGGACGACCCGGCGCTGCTGCCCGAGGACGCGTTCCTGCCCGATGCCGTGTCCGGGGCCTCGGCGCCGAGCGGCCCCGGTCCCGGCAGCGGCGCCGTCGCTGTCGCTGTCGCCGAGTCCACGCTCTCCGCACGCGAGATCGCGCGGCTCATCGGCCGGCACGAGCCCACCGACGAGCAGGTCGCCGTCATCGAGGCGCCGCTCGAGCCGACGCTCGTCGTGGCGGGCGCGGGCTCCGGCAAGACGGAGACGATGGCGGCGCGCGTCGTGTGGCTCATCGCCAACGCGCTGGTGGAGCCCGAGCAGGTGCTCGGCCTGACGTTCACGCGCAAGGCGGCCGGTGAGCTCCAGACGCGCGTCACGTCGCGTCTGGCGCAGCTCGCCCGCGCCCGCGCGCGGACGGGCCACGGCCCGGCGTCGGCCGCCGACGCCGCGATCGACCTGCTGGCCCGGCCCACCGTCGCCACGTACAACGCGTACGCCGCCTCGCTCGTGACGGACCACGGCCTGCGTCTCGGCGTCGAGCCGGGCTCCCGGCTGCTGGGCGAGGCCAACCAGTGGCAGCTCGCGAACCAGCTCGTCGAGTCCTGGGACGAGGACCTCGGCACGGACCGGGCCGTGTCCGGCGTCGTCGGCGCGGTCATCGGGCTCTCGGCGGAGCTCGGGGAGCACCTCGTCGACGTGGACGACGCCCGCGCAGCGCTCGACGCGATGATCGAGCGGCTCGGTGCGCTGCCGCTCGGCCCTCGCCAGCGCACCCGCGGCGCGGACAACGAGAAGCTCCTGCGCAGCCTCGCCGAGCGGCGCGCCCTGCTGGACCTCGTCGCCGAGTACCGCCGCCGCAAGCGCGGCGCCGACGCCCTCGACTTCGGCGACCAGATCGCGTTCGCAGCCGAGCTCGCCCGCTCCGTGCCGCACGTGGGCGAGGTGGAGCGCGCGCGGTTCCGTGTCGTGCTGCTCGACGAGTACCAGGACACGTCGTACGCCCAGGTCGAGCTGCTGGCCGGGCTGTTCGGCGGCGGGCACGCGGTCACGGCCGTGGGCGACCCGCACCAGTCGATCTACGGCTGGCGCGGGGCCTCGGCCTCCGGGCTGGCCCGCTTCCCCGAGCGTTTCCGGCACGCCGACGGCGCCCCCGCCGGGGTGCGCTACCTGTCGACGTCGTGGCGCAACGACGCCGCGGTGCTCGCCGCCGCGAACGTCGCGTCCGCGCCGCTGCGCGAGAGCCTGACCACGCACGTCCCGCCGCTGGACCTGCGCCCCGGCGCCGGGGCCGGCGTCGTGACGGCGCACGTCGCGACCACGCTCGAGGAGGAGGCCGCGTCGGTGGCGGAGTGGGTCGCGGACCGTTGGCGGCCCGGCACGCACCCCGACGGGCGCGTCACGGCAGCGGTGCTGTGCCGGGCCCGCTCGCAGTTCGCGGCCGTCGAGGTCGCCCTGCGGCGGCGCGGGCTGCCCGTCGAGGTGGTCGGCCTGGGCGGCCTCCTCTCGACGCCCGAGGTCGTCGACGTCGTCGCGCTGCTCGAGGCGGTGCACGACCCCTCCCGCGGCGACTCCCTGCTGCGCCTCCTCACCGGACCTCGCGTCAACCTCGGTGCCGCGGACCTGCACGCGCTCGGCTCGCGCGCGGCCGACCTCGCCCGCGAGGACGACCCGCGACGAGCCGCGGAGCGCGGACGTCCGGGCCGGGCGGCGGACGACGACGCTGCCGGGCGTGCTGCCGCCGACGCTGCCGGGCGTGCCGCTGCCGACGCGGCCGGGCGTGCTGTCGCCGCCGACGGCGTCGAGCGCGGTGCCGACGAGGGTCGGCCCGCGAATCCCGGCCACGCCGCGAAGCCCGTCGACACGCCAGACGACACGCAGGCCGTCGACGACCTCGCCGTCGTCGAGGGCGACGTCGTCGACCACCGCTCGCTCGTCGACGCGCTCGACGACCTGCCCGAGCCGGGCCGCCCCGCCCGCGACGGCCGCCTCCTGACGCCCGCCGCGCACGCGCGCCTCACGGCGCTCAGGTCGGTGCTGCGCGGTCTGCGCGGCCTGACGTACCTGTCCCTGCCCGAGCTCGTGGTCCAGGCCGAGCGCGCGCTCGGCCTCGACGTCGAGGTCGCCACGGCCGACGCCGTCGCCGCCCTGGTGCCCGACGCGGGCGAGCGGGTCAGCCGCCGTGGTCGCGAGCACCTCGACGCGTTCCGCGACGTCGCCGCGACGTTCGCGCAGTCGGCCGACGTCGCGACGCTGGGCGCCTTCCTCGCCTGGCTGGGCGTCGCCCAGAAGCAGGAGCGCGGCCTCGACCTGCCCGTGCGCGAGCCCGATCCCGACGCCGTCCAGGTCATCACCGCGCACGCCGCGAAGGGCCTGGAGTGGGACGTCGTCGCGGTCCCGGGCCTGGTCGACGGGGTCTTCCCCACGGTCGCCGAGACGACCACCGGCCAGCGCACCGACTCCGGCTGGCTCACCGACGCGGGCGCCCTGCCCTACCCGCTGCGGGGCGACGCCGCCGACCTGCCCGCGTTCCGCTGGGACGCGGCCGCCGACACCAAGGAGCTGGACGCGCGCCGGACCGAGTTCCGCGTGGCGTGCGGCGAGCACGCGCTCGCCGAGGAGCGGCGGCTCGCCTACGTCGCCTTCACGCGCGCCCGCCGCGAGCTGCTGCTGACCGCCCACTGGTGGGGCACGGGGTCGCGCGCCCGCCGTGTGTCGCCGTTCCTCGTCGAGCTCGCCGAGGCGGGTCTCGTCGCCACGGACGGCTGGACGCCCGCCCCCGACGCCGCAGCGGCCAACCCGCGCGACGACGTCGAGGTGACGGCCTCGTGGCCCGCCGACGACGTCGAGCACGGGTCGCCGCGCGACGTGCTGCGGGCGACCGCGGCGCTCGTGGACGCCGCGGCCGCGGCACGCGCGCAGGGGCTGGCCCGGGCGCGAGCCGCCCGCTCGACCCAGCCGGGCCCCGACGCCACGGCTGCGCCTCGGACGGGCCGGGCCGGCGGCCCGACGGGGGACCGGGCCGGCGCACCGACGGTCCCCGACCCGGCAACCGTGCACGGTTCCCCTGCGCCAGACGATCCACAGGTGCTGGCCCCCGCGGGCGTCCTGCTCGACGCCACCGGCCACGACGTCGTCGAGCTCGCGCGCCTGCTGCTCGCCGAGCGCGACGAGCGGTCCGGCCGCGAGGTGGAGATGCCGGCGCACGTCTCCGCCTCGGGGCTGGTGCGCCTCGCCACCGACCGTGACGAGTTCGCCCTCCAGCTCCGCCGCCCCGTCCCCGCGCAGCCCACGGTGCACGCCCGCCGGGGGACGCGGTTCCACGCGTGGGTGGAGCAGCACTTCACGGCGTCGTCGCTCCTCGACGTCGAGGACCTGCCGGGTGCGGACGACGACGACCTGCGCGCCGACGCGGACCTCGACACGCTCAAGGAGAAGTTCCTGGCGAGCGCGTGGGCCGGCCGCACGCCGGTGGCGATCGAGCAGGACGTCGAGACGCCGCTCGCCGGGATCATGACCCGCTCGCGCATGGACGCCGTCTTCCCCGACCCGGACGGCGCACCCGGCGCGGTGGTCGTCGTCGACTGGAAGACGGGCCGACCGCCGGCCGACGCGGCGGCGCGCACCGCCCGCGAGGTGCAGCTCGCCGTGTACCGGCTGGCGTGGTCGCGCTGGGCGGGCCTCCCGCTCGACCAGGTCAGCGCGGCGTTCTGCTACGTCGCGACGGGCGAGACGGTGCGCCCCGAACGGCTCGCGACGGAGGAGGAGCTGGAGGCGCTGGTCCGCGGGAGCTGA
- a CDS encoding mycoredoxin yields the protein MADAAALTMYTTTWCGYCRTLKTALRSAGIPWNEVDIEDVPDAGELVASINGGNRVVPTVVYPDGTAATNPSLADVKAALALS from the coding sequence ATGGCCGACGCCGCCGCCCTGACCATGTACACGACGACGTGGTGCGGGTACTGCCGCACCCTCAAGACGGCGCTCAGGTCCGCCGGGATCCCGTGGAACGAGGTCGACATCGAGGACGTCCCCGACGCCGGCGAGCTCGTCGCGAGCATCAACGGGGGCAACCGCGTCGTCCCGACCGTCGTCTACCCGGACGGCACCGCGGCCACCAACCCGTCGCTCGCCGACGTGAAGGCCGCGCTCGCGCTGTCCTGA
- the nudC gene encoding NAD(+) diphosphatase: protein MPTPLPDVAALDLPLARALHDRAAEHRDDPGLLTHLHADPATRVLLLHGDRLAVVGGAGRAVRGAGAGLAVGGAGETHLAWAGPTTLPAPVDPGPTPPPRPDAADDPVDVERDTPPAQDPPLWLYLGELDGVTYVALALPPTDDALAAVDGTALRAVRGAVAGVVGDHGASGWETLRALEALDDLEQGLATQAVSLVNWHAVHAFCPRCGAPTHVRKAGWVRWCPVEDRELYPRTDPAVIMTVVDDEDRLLLGHAAHWPPHRFSTLAGFVEPGESLEQAVRREVSEEVRVAVGDGPADVAYRGSQAWPFPASLMLGFRAHVVGRGSDAAPDGVELTDARWFTRAGLRAAVEADEVRLPTRLSIARALIEEWYGGPLPGTW, encoded by the coding sequence GTGCCCACCCCGCTGCCCGACGTCGCGGCGCTCGACCTGCCCCTCGCCCGCGCCCTGCACGACCGTGCGGCCGAGCACCGCGACGACCCCGGCCTGCTGACCCACCTCCACGCCGATCCCGCCACCCGCGTGCTGCTGCTGCACGGCGACCGCCTCGCCGTCGTCGGCGGTGCGGGCCGCGCCGTGCGCGGCGCGGGCGCGGGCCTCGCCGTCGGCGGCGCGGGCGAGACGCACCTCGCGTGGGCCGGGCCGACGACGCTGCCCGCCCCGGTGGACCCGGGCCCGACGCCGCCGCCGCGCCCCGACGCCGCGGACGACCCGGTCGACGTCGAGCGCGACACCCCGCCCGCGCAGGACCCGCCGCTGTGGCTCTACCTGGGCGAGCTCGACGGCGTCACGTACGTCGCGCTCGCGCTGCCGCCGACGGACGACGCGCTCGCCGCCGTCGACGGCACCGCGCTGCGGGCCGTGCGCGGCGCGGTCGCGGGCGTGGTCGGGGACCACGGCGCGAGCGGCTGGGAGACCCTGCGCGCCCTCGAGGCGCTCGACGACCTCGAGCAGGGCCTCGCCACGCAGGCCGTGTCGCTCGTCAACTGGCACGCCGTCCACGCGTTCTGCCCGCGCTGCGGCGCGCCCACGCACGTCCGCAAGGCGGGCTGGGTGCGCTGGTGCCCCGTCGAGGACCGCGAGCTGTACCCGCGCACGGACCCTGCGGTGATCATGACGGTCGTCGACGACGAGGACCGCCTGCTGCTGGGTCATGCCGCCCACTGGCCGCCGCACCGGTTCTCGACCCTGGCCGGCTTCGTCGAGCCGGGCGAGTCGCTCGAGCAGGCGGTGCGCCGCGAGGTCTCCGAGGAGGTCCGCGTCGCCGTCGGAGACGGCCCGGCCGACGTCGCCTACCGCGGGTCGCAGGCGTGGCCCTTCCCGGCCTCGCTCATGCTCGGCTTCCGCGCGCACGTCGTGGGGCGGGGGAGCGACGCGGCGCCCGACGGCGTCGAGCTCACGGACGCCCGCTGGTTCACGCGGGCCGGGCTCCGCGCCGCCGTCGAGGCGGACGAGGTGCGCCTGCCCACGCGCCTGTCGATCGCGCGCGCCCTCATCGAGGAGTGGTACGGCGGCCCGCTGCCGGGAACCTGGTGA
- a CDS encoding M48 family metallopeptidase — MAHDAPTSPATSVEVRRSRRRTATVSAYRDGDRTIVAIPARFSRAQEQEWVAKMVARLEDKERRRRPSDVELSERAAELSERYLDGRARPSSVRWSGNQGRRWGSCTVGDGSIRISDRLRGMPSWVLDYVLLHELAHLLHAGHGPEFWRLLEAYPRTERAKGFLEGVTFSSEDAG; from the coding sequence GTGGCCCACGACGCGCCCACGTCCCCCGCGACGTCCGTCGAGGTCCGGCGCAGCCGGCGCCGGACCGCCACGGTGAGCGCCTACCGCGACGGCGACCGCACGATCGTCGCCATCCCGGCACGGTTCTCGCGCGCCCAGGAACAGGAGTGGGTGGCCAAGATGGTCGCCCGCCTGGAGGACAAGGAACGCCGCCGCCGCCCGTCCGACGTCGAGCTGAGCGAGCGGGCCGCCGAGCTCTCGGAGCGGTACCTCGACGGCCGCGCGCGCCCCTCGAGCGTGCGCTGGTCGGGCAACCAGGGCCGCCGCTGGGGATCGTGCACGGTGGGTGACGGCTCGATCCGCATCTCCGACCGCCTCCGGGGCATGCCGTCGTGGGTGCTCGACTACGTGCTGCTGCACGAGCTGGCGCACCTGCTGCACGCCGGGCACGGCCCCGAGTTCTGGCGCCTGCTGGAGGCCTACCCGCGCACCGAGCGCGCCAAGGGCTTCCTGGAGGGCGTCACGTTCAGCTCCGAGGACGCGGGCTAG
- a CDS encoding ATP-dependent helicase has translation MSSSLATPDAILDALDPEQREVATALRGPVVVLAGAGTGKTRAITHRIAYGVRTGVYKPNTVLAVTFTARAAGEMRTRLRELGVAGVQARTFHAAALRQLGYFWPKVIGGAPSRILEHKAPLVAEAARLVGVSVDRVAVRDLASEIEWAKVGLVAPDDYERRALAAGRPAPAGFDHHQVARLATAYEDVKSERGVIDFEDVLQILAGILTEHRAIAEEVRGQYRHFVVDEYQDVSPLQQLLLDQWLGDRVELCVVGDPSQTIYSFTGATPRYLLEFRRRFPQAQEVRLVRDYRSTPQVVHLANELLRRGKVTGALELSAQRPAGAPVAFTAYDDDEAEAAGVAAKAARLVATGTRPSEIAVLYRTNAQSEAFEAALSDAGIGYQVRGGERFFQRKEVRDAVVLLRGAARSADPAQPMPEQVRDVLVTTGWQEKPPAARGAARERWDSMQALVALADDVARAAAREDRTPTVADLVAELEERAAAQHAPTVEGVTLASLHAAKGLEWDAVFLAGVSEGLMPISLAETDDAVAEERRLLYVGVTRARVHLEVSFARARAGSNRATRKRTRFLDGLWPEPGAVRSAVRGRSRELLTGDHDPELFAALREWRRQVAAEIDKPAYTVLTDAVLAEVAEVRPTSTMQLARIHGIGPAKIDRYGAAVLAVVASATGSGSSR, from the coding sequence ATGTCCAGCAGCCTCGCCACCCCTGACGCGATCCTCGACGCCCTCGACCCGGAGCAGCGTGAGGTCGCCACCGCGCTGCGCGGCCCCGTCGTCGTCCTCGCGGGCGCGGGCACGGGCAAGACGCGCGCGATCACCCACCGCATCGCCTACGGCGTGCGCACGGGCGTCTACAAGCCGAACACCGTCCTCGCGGTGACGTTCACCGCGCGCGCGGCGGGGGAGATGCGCACGCGCCTGCGCGAGCTCGGGGTGGCCGGCGTGCAGGCGCGCACGTTCCATGCGGCGGCGCTGCGGCAGCTCGGCTACTTCTGGCCCAAGGTCATCGGCGGCGCCCCGAGCCGCATCCTCGAGCACAAGGCGCCTCTCGTCGCCGAGGCGGCGCGGCTCGTCGGCGTCTCCGTGGACCGGGTCGCGGTGCGCGACCTCGCGAGCGAGATCGAGTGGGCCAAGGTGGGCCTGGTGGCCCCGGACGACTACGAGCGCCGCGCCCTGGCCGCCGGCCGCCCCGCCCCGGCGGGCTTCGACCACCACCAGGTCGCCCGCCTGGCCACGGCGTACGAGGACGTGAAGTCGGAGCGCGGCGTCATCGACTTCGAGGACGTGCTGCAGATCCTCGCCGGCATCCTCACGGAGCACCGCGCGATCGCCGAGGAGGTGCGCGGCCAGTACCGCCACTTCGTCGTCGACGAGTACCAGGACGTCTCCCCGCTCCAGCAGCTCCTGCTCGACCAGTGGCTCGGCGACCGCGTGGAGCTGTGCGTCGTCGGCGACCCGTCGCAGACCATCTACTCGTTCACGGGCGCCACGCCGCGGTACCTGCTCGAGTTCCGGCGCCGGTTCCCGCAGGCCCAGGAGGTCCGCCTGGTGCGCGACTACCGCTCGACACCCCAGGTGGTGCACCTCGCCAACGAGCTGCTGCGGCGCGGCAAGGTCACGGGCGCGCTCGAGCTGAGCGCGCAGCGCCCCGCCGGGGCGCCCGTGGCGTTCACGGCGTACGACGACGACGAGGCCGAGGCCGCGGGCGTCGCGGCGAAGGCGGCCCGCCTGGTCGCCACGGGCACGCGCCCGAGCGAGATCGCGGTGCTGTACCGCACCAACGCCCAGTCGGAGGCGTTCGAGGCCGCCCTGTCCGACGCCGGCATCGGCTACCAGGTGCGCGGCGGCGAGCGCTTCTTCCAGCGCAAGGAGGTGCGCGACGCCGTCGTCCTGCTGCGCGGGGCCGCCCGCTCGGCCGACCCCGCCCAGCCGATGCCCGAGCAGGTGCGCGACGTGCTCGTCACCACGGGCTGGCAGGAGAAGCCGCCCGCCGCCCGCGGCGCGGCCCGCGAGCGCTGGGACTCGATGCAGGCGCTGGTCGCCCTCGCCGACGACGTGGCCCGTGCGGCCGCGCGCGAGGACCGCACCCCGACGGTCGCGGACCTCGTGGCCGAGCTCGAGGAGCGGGCCGCCGCCCAGCACGCCCCGACGGTCGAGGGCGTCACGCTCGCCTCCCTGCACGCCGCGAAGGGCCTGGAGTGGGACGCGGTGTTCCTCGCGGGGGTGAGCGAGGGTCTCATGCCCATCTCGCTGGCAGAGACCGACGACGCCGTGGCCGAAGAACGGCGGCTGCTCTACGTGGGCGTGACGCGCGCCCGCGTGCACCTCGAGGTGTCGTTCGCGCGCGCCCGCGCGGGCAGCAACCGGGCCACCCGCAAGCGCACGCGGTTCCTCGACGGCCTGTGGCCGGAGCCGGGCGCGGTGCGGTCCGCCGTCCGCGGAAGGTCGCGCGAGCTGCTCACCGGGGACCACGACCCGGAGCTCTTCGCGGCGCTGCGTGAATGGCGCCGCCAGGTGGCCGCCGAGATCGACAAGCCCGCCTACACGGTGCTGACGGACGCGGTGCTCGCGGAGGTCGCCGAGGTGCGTCCCACCAGCACGATGCAGCTGGCCCGGATCCACGGGATCGGGCCCGCGAAGATCGACCGGTACGGCGCGGCGGTGCTCGCCGTGGTGGCGTCAGCGACGGGCTCGGGAAGTTCTCGATAA
- a CDS encoding WhiB family transcriptional regulator, producing the protein MRLAHLLDERYLETAPGAAAWTPHQPLPTDTTIDTAFEAVISGAIPCRTGDPELWFAEHTAQVEQAKALCRTCPLQAGCLAGAIDRAEPWGVWGGEVFVDGVVVARKRGRGRPRKNEQQLPAAPAAAAVASATAAA; encoded by the coding sequence GTGCGACTCGCGCACCTTCTGGACGAGCGCTACCTGGAGACAGCTCCCGGTGCCGCTGCCTGGACGCCTCACCAACCCCTGCCCACCGACACCACCATCGACACGGCCTTCGAGGCCGTGATCAGCGGCGCCATCCCGTGCCGCACCGGCGACCCGGAGCTCTGGTTCGCCGAGCACACGGCCCAGGTCGAGCAGGCCAAGGCCCTGTGCCGGACCTGCCCGCTCCAGGCGGGCTGCCTCGCCGGCGCGATCGACCGCGCCGAGCCCTGGGGCGTCTGGGGCGGCGAGGTGTTCGTGGACGGCGTCGTCGTCGCGCGCAAGCGTGGCCGCGGCCGTCCCCGCAAGAACGAGCAGCAGCTGCCTGCTGCTCCTGCCGCTGCGGCGGTGGCTTCGGCCACCGCCGCGGCGTGA